The region AAAAAGTGGAACGTCCTCAATGAGAATTAAATTCTGATCGGCACCACCTCCTCTAACATTAAAACCAGTACCAAACTCACCTACCGATTGAACACCAGGCAGTAAAGTAAGGCTCTTGATCACATCAACCTCGCCAATGGAAACCGGCAACTCTTTTATACCCTTCGAATTGAGTTTCTCAATACTCATTTGCGTTCTTGTAATATTCATCTCAGGCCTTTCAGAATATACATAAACACCATCAAGACTAACACTTTTCTCAAAAATTTCAAAATCTACAGCACCAGAAGAATATATTTGAACTGTTTGATAGGCATCCTCATAGCCTATATAAGAAATTTTTAATTTATGATCTCCAACCGGTAATTGAAAACTAAATTCTCCATTTAGATTTGTTGATGTTCCTACTTTCAAATTCTCATCATATAAAATAGCTCCAATTAGAGGCGTACCTGATTTTCCATCAACAATCCGACCTGTTAGCAAAGCTTTTGAACTTTTTCCCAACTCACGCGAACTACCAATCTTTACTACTTTAGAATTACTCGACTTAGTAATTCCTTCGTATTTAGAAGGAGGAAGTAAAGTGATAAGATTATCGATAATTATAGTTTGACAGTTTGTCCGCTCCTGGATTTGCCTAATCGCATCCTCAAGTGATAATTCTAATATACTTTCATGAAAATTGATATTTTGAAATAACTCTGCCTTGTAAAAAAAACGAACATTGTATTTCTGTTCCAAATCACCTATAATTTTCTCAAACGAAAAATATTCGGGTTTACTATTCTCCTGTGAAAAACCATTAATGCTCAAAAAACAAATAAAAAAGAAAGGCAATAAAAAAAATGCCATTTTAAATAATACTAGCCTTTTCAAGATTATCTATATTAATAAAACAATATTTTAAATTGAATACAAAAAGTATTGATATGACTATAATAGGCATAAATAGTTTAATGCAATCTATACAATAAATGCTATTATGAAAATTTACACAAAAAACCACAAATATACTTCTACATCTGTGGTGCAAATCAAATGAAATTTTTTCATTTATTCACCATAATGAAAATGTATTGTTTGCTTCAAATCAGGATGTAGACTCTGAGCAACAGGACACTCCTTTGCTGCCAACTCTATTATCTTTTTCTCCTTCGGACTGTAGTTATCATGCGGAAAATGCAAATCGATAATCACCTCAACAACCCTGCGAGGATTAGTTCCCATTATTTTCTGGACATTAATTGTTGTCCCATCTATATCAAACCCATGAGTCTTAGCTGACATTCCCATTATTGTTACCATACAAACACCCAGCGAAGTGGCCAACAGATCGGTAGGCGAAAAATACTCACCTTTCCCATTATTATCAACAGGCGCATCGGTGATTAACTTATTACCTGAACGAACATGCTCTGCCTCTGTTCTTAAGTTTCCCAAATAAACAATTCGTGATGTATCCATTTTTAAACTTTAAAATCAATTTAATCATTAACCACCTTTTTAACTAATGTTTCTCTAATCATCCTTCGGAATTCCAACTGTCGATCTTTCACTACCCCTTTTGCAACAGGACGGAAAGTCTCAGCATATCTACATTTTGCTGGTCGAATTTTCAAGTCATCCATTGTTCCACCAATATCAACACCAAGTTTTATTGGCAATGGACTATCAACCAGCGAAATATGATAATTAAAACTCATATCCAAATTATGTCTACCAGCAACTACTGCTTTATACTTATCCATAACAATGAGGAATGGGTATATATCTATTTCCTTTTTGAAAATTGTGAATTCGGCAGATAAACTATCAACCTTATTTTCTGCCTTCTTGCTAAATCTAAGGGTTTTGGCAATTTCCGTAAAAGTTTCTCCATCCATCAACACTAAATCGGTTCCCTTAATTGATGCAGAACCACGAATTGTAGATTTCTTTGGATTATACAGAGAATCGGTATAGGTTTCAACCGCAATATGGAACTCGCCTTTCCCTTTAAATGATCCCAACATCGGCATCATAGAATCGATATCGGGCACCATATTCAGCAACTCACTAATTTCGATATCAAGCATGTGGTAATCAATACCAATAAATAAATGATTCTTCCGCGGAGTGCGATACATTGCCGTTAACTGCATTCGAGCAGCTGGAGTTGTAAACCGTAAATCATCCAGTAGTAAAATACCATCCTTAACCCGTACATCACCCTTTATATTTGTAGCAGTATCAATTCCAAAAACTGCCTTTTGCACATTTGCCTTTAGCAAAATATCCATTCCTCTCGGAACCATATATGGGCCAGCGTACGAAGCGCTATCGGCTGGCGGTTCTGTAGTTTTTAAGGTGTCCTCATCTACGTTTCCAATACCACTTGTTAAACTCATCAGTTGCAATAAGTCAGTATTCTTACTATCGAAGAAAAACTCACCCCGGAGCAAAGAGTCCTTTGTAAAGTGCGATAGAACATTATTCAAAGTTCCCGAAAGACTGAAATCGGACCTATCTATCGTCATTTTACCCTCTTTGATATTAAAATTCTCGGGGTCGAAATTCATTTTTACAGATTGAATTTCAACAGGATTTGTCAAGGAGGCCATACGAATAAAACCATTATCCATATCGAGAGAACCTTTGGCGCTCCACTGTAAGTATACTTCCTTCTGGGTTGAATCATTCTCAACCTCTGTATTCATCCTAATCCTATTAATCTTCACGGAATCGAGCCCCATATTCATATTCAGGTTCTCCCCGGAGTAAGACATCCTAACCTTTGGTTCTCCCATTGGATTATCAACATCGGCCTTCAGCTGGGCTTTACCCATGTTAACGGAGGAACTTGCGCCCATGCTTGCACCAAGCATGTCACTGCTATAATTTACTTTAATACTGGATATTATACCACTACCTTTTGGCGAAGACAACGAAAAATCGCCCTTAGGCTTTCGGATTGCCACATTCATTGTATCCATGGCAGCGGATAGTGTATCCATTGCGAAAGTTCCAACGACATTGGGAAGGCTAGTGCTATCCATAACGTTGGAAGTTTCAACTGAAATTATTGCATTCTGCATCTTGGCATAAGTTCCATCGAGCATGCTGGCATCAATATCCTTTGCATCAATCTTTGCGTATAGAAATCCAGTTTTAGAAGATTTTGAATTAGGATTAGGCATTGAGAAATCAACCTTACCGGAATTTGTAACAAGCCTCATACTATCGTATACGGCATCAAAACCCGATAAATTAATAGATCCGGATATTTTCATTTTATCGATTAGCATCTTATCCATCTGATCCATGGTAAAAGCAATTCTAACTCGGCCGTTAGCATTACCTTTCACGCTCATATTCATATCGGCAGGGAAAAAAGACTTAAAGTCATCGATAACAAGATTGGCATCGGTGGTTAAATCGCAGCTGATATCGGAAAATAGGTTTCGGATTATGCCAGTCCCTTTAAAAGTTGATTTTTCGGTTTCAGCGCTAAAATCGTTTATCTGAAAATATGTTATGGAATCGGTAGCCAAATCGGAATGGAATACGAAGCTCCCTTTCATTTTGCTCAAAGTCAATGGCAAACCTGCATACTTAAAGATTCCGTCTTCCATATCGATATTAAGATTCATCAGAGGCATGGATAAATCGGTATATGCCCCTTTGATTTCACCGGTCGACGATGCAGTACCTTTAAGATCCATTCCTTCTAAATAAGATTGAAATGAAGGAGGAACTAACGCTAACACCTCGGAAATAGCACAGGAATTTAACTTATAACTAATATCTGTGAGAATGCTGTTGCTTACAGTATCATTCTTTACGGTACCGTTAAGTATCAACTCCAAGTTGTTGATAGATGCCTGGGCATCGTTCAACCGAACTAACTCATTAGACAAGTCAACGAAAATGGGAGCATCCATTTTTATAGATACATTGTTCAGGTATTTCTCTCCATCATAGCTAAGCGATACAACACCACTCTTAACCTTGATATTGGTTGTAAGGCTATCTGCCACCATTTCTGCCGATAGTTGAGTGGTTAAATCCCTTATCTCGGTTTGAAGTTTTAACTGCTGATCATAATAGGTAAGCGAAATATTATTTAATTCAACATTATTAATATTGATGAGGTTAAATGACATTTCGGATTCTATAGTATCCTGTGGAGTTGGAACAGTGTCGGGAGCGACAATATCAAAATTTGCATGACCCAAACTATCGACAAAAGCATTAATTGTACCATCAGAAAGTCGCAAATCAGTAAGAACAATTTCATTACGTTTCCACCATGCAGCAACATCAACAACCCCTACAAATTGATTGGCATACACCAAAGTATCAGAGACAGTATTAGGCATTGGATTTATCAATGCAAACTGGCTCACCTTGAGACCAAATCGAGGGAAAGTACTGAAAAAGGTTAACTCAACCTCCCCTATCTCAGACTTGCATGTAATAAACTCGGCAGCCTGCTTCCGAACTACAGGGGTTAGCCGCTCTGGCGTAAACACAAACCAAACAGTAATTGCAGCCCCAACTATTACAAGAAAGATTAATATTGACAGGGATATTGCTGCCCACTTAAAAAACTTTTTCATAATAAATTTTTTAAAGTCGCTAAAAACGACAAATGTTCTTACTCTAAATTAAGATCTTCTGATATACAATTACAGAAATGATTAATTGAAATTACTCACTTACTTTTGTAAAATAAAAGTAATCAGTAACTCCTTCTATCGTACGCTCATACTTTAATGTTGTAGTTGTTAACTCTGTAATTTTGTATACCTTAGGAACACTCTTCATTTCCTGATCATGTATTTGGGTAAGTTCCGATTTATCTATATGCCACGAAAACCATTGCGCATCGGCTTCAGTAATGTCTACATCACTCTCATCCCACTCATATCCTCTTTTATAACCATCCAGTACAGGATCTAGGTCATTAAAGAATTTTACATATAGAAATTTTCCAGCCACAACATTTTCTTGATTTTCTGGAATCATATTTTTCCACTTACCAATTAGCAAAGTCTCATCAAACGATTCATCCTCCTTTTCACAAGAGGTAAACACAAAGACAATTGACAAGCAAGCAACCAAATATGCCAATAATTTTCTCATAATCATTAATTTTAAAATAGTTAAATAGTCCTTATGGTTCATTTGTAATTACGTTCAATAATTGTACTAAAATAATTCTAATAATATTATTGTACAACCAATTTTACATTCATTGTAAAACAATCCCTCTAAATTAATATCAAATTTATAGTTGCATCAATTTTGATATTTCGAAAAAATAAAAGATGCTCTGATCTAATAACAAAAGGGGAGCCGTTGGCTCCCCTTTCCGCTAACTCTAATTTACAAAGAAAAACCTAAAACCAGTATATCGTCCATTTGCGCAAGTTCAACATTGGTAGAATTATCTTTTCTCCAATTTTCAATAGTGCTATTAAGTATCTCCTTTTGCTCTGCAAAAGGCTTTTGATGAATTGTAACTAGCAAATCTCGAAGATTTTTCCTCATAAATTTTCGCCCATCGGGCCCTCCCATTTGATCCTGAAATCCATCGGAGAAAAGGTACACGCAGTCGCCCTTCTTAAGTTGATAGGTTTCCTGCTTAAAGTTTTCCATCTTGATATGCAATCCTACCGGCATTCGATCGGCCTTTAACTCTATGGCCTCTTTGTTTGCAACAATTACAGCAGGATTGTATGCTCCAGCAAAACTCAGCTCAAGTGTTTCGAGGTTGATAACACAAAGAGCCATATCCATTCCATCCTTGGTGGTTCCTTCGTAATTGCCCTGCTTGAGCGATGTTATAACATTGCTACGCATATGATCAAGAACTTGCTCGGGAACATCAACCTCAAGTTCATTTATTATCTTGTTCATAAAACTGATTCCGAGCATACTCATAAATGCACCAGGAACACCATGCCCTGTACAATCGGCAGCAGCAACAATCAACTTAGTATCGCTTTTCCCAATCCAGTAAAAATCGCCACTAACAATATCGCGAGGCTTATAGAGAATAAAACAATCGCTAGTGTTTTCTGATAAAATTTCAAAACTGGGCAATATCGCCTGCTGAATTCTACGTGCATACGTTATACTGGCAGTGATCTCCTCATTTTGTTCCTCAATATGCTCCTTCTGAGCAACAACTTCAGCAGTACGTTCCTTCACAACCTGCTCTAGGTATTCTTTTTCCTTCCTTAATTTACGTTCACGATACCGAATAAAAAATATCAGAACCACTACAAAACCAATAACGCAAACAATATAGAACCAAAGTGTTTTCCAGAATGGAGGTGAAATTATTAGTTTGTAAGTTACTGGTTCGGACCAACTAACTCCATCGGAACTTGCGCTTAGATAAAATGTATACTTTCCATCGCTTAGCCCAGGATATGTAACACTCCTACCTGTGGTTGACGGCGACCAGTTTTTCTCGAATGGCTCTAGTTTATATCTGTATCTTACTTTCTCTGGATTCAACAAATAGATACCTTCAAAATCGAAGGTTAAATGATTCTGATAATACTTCAACTTCAGTTTTTCAGGAACATTAAACCAGTCTGATACCTTTTGATTATATGAGTTCCAATCAACATTCTCGAACGAAAGCTTGATTCCTGTAATATGAACAACAGGCATCTCCTTAATAGTATCTTCCAGAGATGGCTGGTATCGTGTAAGCCCACTTACAGTCCCAAACCAAATATTATTGCTTTTATCCTTGCAAATGGCATTTAACTTGGTTTCACCAAACTTAAAACCATTAGATTTATCGTAAACATTTATTTTTAAAGGCCTTTTGAAATTTTTATCAAAGTAAATTTTATTAAAACCGAGAGTCGTACCTGCAATAAGAATGGTATCGTTATAAAAAACAAGCGAGTTAACAGTTTTAGCATTTAATTCGCTATTCAATAGGGGAATAATAGTATCGGCTTTTGTGTTATACTTAAAAATTCCACTGGTAGTACCAATGTAAATTTGGTTAAGTTTGTCTACCGCCAGTGCATGAACACTTAAATCGGTAAGGCCTTCGGCCTCGTTAAAGTCCCGATAATTCCAAGTTAATGGATGAAAACTTGCCAAACCACCAAGTGTTCCCATCCAAATATTTCCGTTTAAATCGGAAATAACCGTTTGCACCTCGGGATGAATTAGTCCATTCTCCTCGTTTATAGTATAAATCTTATTACTCTTGATCTCATTATAACCAACATCGGTTCCTGCGTATATTGATCCGAAACTATTCCAGTAAACACAATTGATATTATCGTCGGCCAATCCATCATAACTGGCCAAATACCTAAACTTATCGGCTTGCTTGATTGCAATTCCTTCGCCATGTGTTCCAACAATCAAGTTGCCTTGATTGTCAATATCAATAGAAGTAACCTGTGTACTAGCAAAACCGCTACTTGGCGAAAAAAAATGAGAGGCTAACTTATTATTTTTAACGCTAACCTTTGCTAAACCTCTCCCATCGCCACCAATCCAAAGTGTATTGTCGGGGCTAGACTTTATGGCAAGAACCTGTTTTCCTGGTAATCCGTCCTCAACTGTAAAGTGAACTAGTTGAAATCCTTGAAATAAGGAAAGTCCATTCATTGATCCAATCCAAAGATTCCTGTTCTTATCGCGATTAATACTCAAAACAAGGTTTCCTGCCAATCCATTCTTTAAGGAAATGTTCAAAACAGAATTATCCTTTAAATAGTAAAGTCCATTATCGTTAGTGCCAAACCAAACCTGATTCTCTCCATCGCAGTAAATGTCCCAAATTCGAGAATCGGATATTCCTCTTTGCTCACCATACGGTAAAACCGTGAATCCACTATTCTTTTTAGATAGAAGAAAAGCACCTGCATCTAAAGTTCCCAGCCAAATACACTTTTTCTCATCCTCGGCAACACACGAAAACAAGTTGCTAGGGATTGATACAATAGATTCGAGATTCTGTATTTTGGGTTTTCCATCGACAAAAGAAATGATGTTTACACCGCCGATCATTGCAACCCAAGTAGAACCATCGGAACTATGCAGAATGTCAAGTACAAAATTTGCTGCTAACCCATTTTTTTCGTTTAGGTAATCAATTGAAATACTGTCGTCTCGAAGGGTAACTATGTTTAAACCAGAATCATTAGTGGCAACCCACATTTTACCATCCTTGTCCAGTGCCAGTTTTGTTACTGCACTGCCCTTTAAACCATCCTTTGCGGTAATACCTCGCCATACCTTTCCATTGAAAACGCCAATACCCTTATCGGTACCAACCCATATATTACCATCGGCACCTTCAACAACTGAACGAACAATATTTCCGGGCAAGCCAGAGCTTTTATCGAAAACAACAAACTGATAGCCATTGAACCGGGCCACCCCGCTTTCGGTACCAATCCACAAGTAACCACGGCTATCCTGAAATGTTGAAAAAACCGTTGACTGAGGTAACCCCTGCTCCAATCCATAATTTGTAAAATTATAGAGTTGACCATAGGCTTTATAGTCATTAAAAAACAATGAAAAAAATGATATTAAGAGCAGAAGCCGTTTCACCGTTGACTAGGGATTTTGTTTACGAATAAAGATAAACTGTCCACCCTCATCGCCAGTATTAACAATTGGACTAAACATAGGTGTTTGGTTGGAGTTATTTACCACTGCAATCTTTAAGTCGTTGTAGAGCTGGCTTGCATCAAAAAACTGATTCTGATTACTGGTTAAGGACTTGAGGAGGTAATATGTAAATACAGAGTGTCCATCTTTCCCGCCATCCATAACCGGCTCAACACCACCAGATGTTAATGCAGTACGCGATTGTTTTGAATAAATCTGGTTGTAATACTTAAATGAATTTTCGTATGGAATGGTTAGTGTTTTTCCTCTAAAGATATCTCCACTAAAGCAAGCATCGGCAATTAAAAATGTGTGTTTCGACTTAATCCCACTCAGGAATGATTGAATGTCGGTATTAGAAATCAATCCAGAAATTGAACTGCTTGTAGCATCGGCTGGCACCCAAAAGCCACGTTGTAAACTCTCGTTGTAATCGCCATGCCCCGAATAGAAAATCAACAAATTATCGTTCTCGCGCAAATTTGCCATTAGCCATTCATACTCTTTAAGAATATTAGCCCGGGTAGCTTGCTCGTTATAAAGTGTACGAATAGATTGAAACTCGTACCTATTGCTAAGTTGCTCGGCTACTGCCTTTGCATCGTTAACAGCATTGCGGAGTGGCTTCCATTCGCCAGTATAGTTATCGATGCCAATTATCAAAGCAAAGTAACGACCAACCGATACCTCCTGAATTGCTTTTGATGCCTTGAGTCCCTTTAACGGATCGTTACTTCCTCGGTATAACGAATAATCCTCCACATTTTGAACCTGAGCCACCTGAACTGGCTTATTTATCGAAACAGAGAATGATTTAACACTATCACCCTCCATCTGAACTCCTTCGGCTTTCAACTTTAAAGTAAGATCAGTCAATTCACTTCCCTTATTGATGTAAAATAATAGTTCAACCTCAGTCTGCTCTCCAGCTTTAAGCTGAAGATTGGTTTTACTCTCTAGCAGCAAAACATTAGAAGGCAAACTATAAATCAACTTGATATTATCGGCATCTTCCTTTGATTTATTGCTAACCGAGAAGTTCAACTTAACAGATTCGCCCGGAGCAACTACACCTGAATTTGAAGTAAATTTTCCGTCACCAATTTGGATGATAGGCAATTTATTATCGTTTTCAGTTGCAAGCTTCCAAACTTTCATGTAGTCAATCTGCACCGATGATTTTTCTGCTACCTGAAAACCAATGCCATTACCAAAAAAAGGTTCAAAGGGCATTGTATGAACTAATTGCTTGTTGATAAAGAAGTAATACTTCGCACCCACTTTCCGCACAGTCAGAGTGTTGTAAGTATAGTTATTGATGAGTTTAGTAGGTTTTACCGGAACAAAATCGGTAAATGTTCCATTCACAAACTTATCGATAGTAAATTGTCCTTGCCCATTGAAAAAGAAATCGAACTGTTTATTCTCCACCAAAGACTTTCCCCATTGCAATCCATTAAATTTATTCTGAATTCCCTTATCCAACCGAATTTTTAACTCAATCTCGAAATCCTTGCTCTGATCAATAAACACCTCCTTAAAATCCTCCTTGGGAACATCCTCAAAGGATTGAAAAAACAATGTGCCCTCCTGTAAATTCTGAAACCAAACATTCTCCTTTATCCCCAAATACCAACTATTCTTGTTGTCAGTAAATTCCTCAACGAATAAAGGAATTTTTCTTTCGGCAGAAAATGCATTATAATCTTCGGCCATGGTTATTCCCTGTCCAAAAATTTTACCTAATCCAACTAAAAAGCAAAATGCGGTAATCAGAATATTTTTTTTTCTCATAACAAGGTTATTTAATAAGGCTCATACCAAATAGCAAAATAAAGTTTTTTGCAACCATTATTTTTGTCAAATCGTACAAAAGAATACTTTAAACCGACAATT is a window of Tenuifilaceae bacterium CYCD DNA encoding:
- a CDS encoding redox protein; translation: MDTSRIVYLGNLRTEAEHVRSGNKLITDAPVDNNGKGEYFSPTDLLATSLGVCMVTIMGMSAKTHGFDIDGTTINVQKIMGTNPRRVVEVIIDLHFPHDNYSPKEKKIIELAAKECPVAQSLHPDLKQTIHFHYGE
- a CDS encoding outer membrane assembly protein, translated to MKKFFKWAAISLSILIFLVIVGAAITVWFVFTPERLTPVVRKQAAEFITCKSEIGEVELTFFSTFPRFGLKVSQFALINPMPNTVSDTLVYANQFVGVVDVAAWWKRNEIVLTDLRLSDGTINAFVDSLGHANFDIVAPDTVPTPQDTIESEMSFNLININNVELNNISLTYYDQQLKLQTEIRDLTTQLSAEMVADSLTTNIKVKSGVVSLSYDGEKYLNNVSIKMDAPIFVDLSNELVRLNDAQASINNLELILNGTVKNDTVSNSILTDISYKLNSCAISEVLALVPPSFQSYLEGMDLKGTASSTGEIKGAYTDLSMPLMNLNIDMEDGIFKYAGLPLTLSKMKGSFVFHSDLATDSITYFQINDFSAETEKSTFKGTGIIRNLFSDISCDLTTDANLVIDDFKSFFPADMNMSVKGNANGRVRIAFTMDQMDKMLIDKMKISGSINLSGFDAVYDSMRLVTNSGKVDFSMPNPNSKSSKTGFLYAKIDAKDIDASMLDGTYAKMQNAIISVETSNVMDSTSLPNVVGTFAMDTLSAAMDTMNVAIRKPKGDFSLSSPKGSGIISSIKVNYSSDMLGASMGASSSVNMGKAQLKADVDNPMGEPKVRMSYSGENLNMNMGLDSVKINRIRMNTEVENDSTQKEVYLQWSAKGSLDMDNGFIRMASLTNPVEIQSVKMNFDPENFNIKEGKMTIDRSDFSLSGTLNNVLSHFTKDSLLRGEFFFDSKNTDLLQLMSLTSGIGNVDEDTLKTTEPPADSASYAGPYMVPRGMDILLKANVQKAVFGIDTATNIKGDVRVKDGILLLDDLRFTTPAARMQLTAMYRTPRKNHLFIGIDYHMLDIEISELLNMVPDIDSMMPMLGSFKGKGEFHIAVETYTDSLYNPKKSTIRGSASIKGTDLVLMDGETFTEIAKTLRFSKKAENKVDSLSAEFTIFKKEIDIYPFLIVMDKYKAVVAGRHNLDMSFNYHISLVDSPLPIKLGVDIGGTMDDLKIRPAKCRYAETFRPVAKGVVKDRQLEFRRMIRETLVKKVVND